The Helianthus annuus cultivar XRQ/B chromosome 15, HanXRQr2.0-SUNRISE, whole genome shotgun sequence genomic sequence TTGGTGGTTGGTGAATTTAGTTAGGGTTTATGGTGTATTTGTTATTACTTTAAGTGTTGTGTAAATGTATAATTGTTTTGTTGTGTTGATTGTTTAGTGGCTCAGTTTGTTGTGTAGATTAGgttttgtttttctgttgatgGTTGGTGTAGTTAGGGAGCAGCCTAATTGGCATTGTCTTAATTGCcaaaagacaagggagtacatgcactaattggcctttgtcttaatttctgagtgttatgtgccttatgtccaaggtttgatgcaaaactaccatTGAGCCGGGGGTTTCACTGGAAGcagaagcagcctctctattcctacggggtagaggtaaggctgtctacatcttacccttctcagaccctaccctagctttgctattggtggggtttactgagtatgatgatgacgGTTGGTGAAGTTAGGGTTTATGTTGGATTTGTTGAAGTTTGTAGTGTTGTTGTGTGTATATGAATGTATGTAGATGTATGATGGAAGTTATGTTTACGATAGGGATCACTGTGTGTGAAGAAAATATGGATGTGAGTTGAATAGAGATGAGTAATCAGCACGGTAACCTCTGCATGACGGTTGATGTTTAGGGAAGTTGTTTCTCTGTGTAATTTTggatattttttttgttattgtaCTAGCTTACTTCGGTTAGCAGTTCTTGGCTTTAACTGCTGTGACTCATAAGTAAAACTATGGTGTTTTATGCTCGTAATCGTATTGTATTCAAGTGCCTCGTGCGTAAGAAGTTAGAAGTGCTTATCCATCCATGATTTCGTCCTGTGGTCATTGTCCATATTGTTCTTACTACTACTATGAGCAGGATTCTATGAGTTATATAATATTCAGATCATAAGCGATATTTTGTTCTTTACTTCTTTGTGTTTAATGGGAAAAATGATGACAATGAAGCGAATAATTGACATGGGTTACATACTTGCATACATAGGCAGAGTCACATACTTGTGGATCTGCTTGCTTGCTATTTGTTATCATGGTATTATATTGTTTTGGTTTTGCTTGTTATCTGTATTTGATAATTGATAATGCCTTATTAGGACTAGTTATTGGATTATTTACTATAACGAGTTAGACTATTAGTAGAACGTTATTCACACATTATTTTCCACCTTTGGCAGGGGTGGATTTTAAGGTAAAACATGTTACGCTTGGAGGAAAGAAGTTAAAGCTTGCTATTTGGGATACCGGTAATATTTTCTGCTTTTTTGGTGTGTTGTGATTTACTTTACAAAGCCATTGCCAAAATCAAGTAAGGTTTTGTGTCGTGATTCATATTATAAGCTAGACATGATCTTATATATGTATTATGAAAATAGGAGACATGCACTTTCAATATGTACGAAATATTATTATAGTAAATATTGTATGTCAGTTTTCATGTCAACTAAGTTTTAGAACTATTTTCCTTAGCTGTTGAGCGTTCAAAATTATTTCAAATTCTTATTTGCAGCTGGACAGGAAAGATTCAGAACTTTAACCAGTTCATATTATAGAGGAGCACAGGGAATTATAATGGGTATGAAAAACCTTACATTCCTCTTATATTTTTATTCTTTTACCTGTTTCGATATAACACTAAtgcatagttgttaatggcgaatagcgacaaatagcgataaggtacctatatcCTACATAGCGAATGGCGATAAATAGTGGGCGGCTATTTTGTAAAAAGCGATAcactagaattttttttatttattttatatgtatattatatcaaaataccctggtaccTATgctattttatatgtatatttaacaaaaacctaaaatccagctattttatagctatatttaattgctatttatatttaaacaaaataaaaaaatttaaagtGTCGCTATTCTCGCTATCCATCGCTACAACCCAAATAGCGACACtggacctatatgctacatagcgcgctatagcgatcgcCATGAttgctattgacaactatgcacTAATGGCTGGCCTTCTTGGTGGTGTGTTACATCAATGTACAAGTTGTATGCTATTGCTTTTGAGTCGATGCCTGTATTACTACTGATTATTTCTTTTGACAAATGGACGCAGTTTATGACGTAACCCGAAGAGAGACATTCACAAACTTATCTGATATATGGGCAAAGGAAATTGATCTCTACTCAACAAATCAAGATTGCATCAAGATGCTTGTTGGTAATAAAGTTGATAAGGTAATTGTTATCATTATATGGAGAAAATAAGTGCTTCTCTAAGATTTGCGATTTCTATCAATTAATATCTGCTCGAGAAATCGATTTTGAACGATTTAGATATGGCTCATCTGTTTTTCCTACTTCAAGAAACATGATAACGTGCTTATTTTACAAGCTGTTGTAAGTTTTATAGTCTGTAACATGCTATATAAAGAGGGAAACTATTCGTCTTTTTGCAGGAAAGTGAGAGGGTTGTAACAAAGAAAGAAGGAATCGACTTTGCAAGGGAATATGGATGCCTTTTTATTGAATGTAGTGCAAAAACACGGGTCAATGTGGAGCAATGTTTTGAGGAACTTGTTTTAAAGGTATTATGAGATTGTATATCTTCTACTTGTTTGCATTTAaattatttaacataaaatcgaGACTATAGTTGAGCATGCATGCCAGTAAATGTCAAATGTTAGATTCATTATTCGCTCTTGAGGCAAACCTAATTGATTGCCAAATTATCTCGAAGTTTTTTTATTAATGGTCCAACAACCCTTGGTATTGTTGAAGCTAGAGGCGCCTGTTTCGACTTGTTTACTTTTGGACGGGTTGATTTGGGTCATGTTTTTTTCTCAAATGGGTCAAatcaagatttttcaaaaatatattttttacgCATACaacctatgttgtcaaagacgcaaggcgcaagcgaggcgcatcggcctcgcccggagcctaggcgcaaggcgcaaaaaaagcgtggacttttttaagaaaagcgcacatagagaaaaaaaatataaaaaatatgttatgctttgaaaataaataagattccacatataaaattaaaaaaactattatatatgccatttaagatcatgtagctaatagttagtagcaaaagtttaggacTTATATGTTGTAAGTTTTGGGTGTGTGAATAAAAGTCTAAAAAGGTGGTAAAtactttgtcccacattggtgtgggaacCAAGTGAGTGGTTGTGGGGGTGCAAAATGAGTTTCTGAgctggaatttggttgaactcgtgcGTGCCCGCACGTCCTTCGGACatgaatgcagctccgaaaacccgggtCCGCGTGAGGCACTTTTTGCACGCACTCGGTTTCGTGTTTTTCTTTTTTTCAGTTTTCCTGCTTATCTACTGCGCCTCAGCACCGTTTTTGCGACTACGCGCGCCTTTTTGCGCCTCAGCagcgtttttttcaaaaaaaccctttttttgCGCCTAGGCTACCACCAGGCGCTATAGGTTTTGACAACATAGGCAACCTCTAATCGTTACCCATCTTGCAGTCCCTCAATCCCTTTTCAAGTCCTTGTTGAGTGGACTCATCATACATATTTACGTCATATATCATCCTTTCTCTTTGAATCTTTTTATGTGAACATAGTTGTGATATTCTTCTATTTACGTGAGATAGTAACTAGAAAGTCGTATGATTTACTTTTAAAAGCTCGCTTACTGCAAGTTTCTTATTATACATGTAAAATTctattaattttaattttttttatgctaGTTGTATGAACTTTTTCTTCTATTATTGCGCTTTTTCTTTCCGCAGACTTTTGCTTTATGATAATTCTAATTGATAAGTTCCTTGAGTTTTTTCAATTAAATTTATAGCATTTTATTACTTTTTAAATTTCTATTTATAATTctgttttcttttattattgcgCTTTTTATCTCGGACGTGTGTTTTGTTTTTTGCTGCTTGTAACGTGAGGCTTTTGCGCCTTTAGCCTTTTACAACGGCGGTGTTCATGGGCCAATCATACCCCACCCATCACATGTCAACCGTATGAAATATCAACCTAAATTCCTCCATTTGACCATTTACCCAACTCATCTGATTTTCAAGTACGTCAACCAATGAGAAGTTTTCTACAGCGATTTTAATGATTTTAGTTTCTAGTCAATGACACACGGATACAGAACATGGATACATAGTTTTATTTAACATCAAAGAAGTATCGATAATAGTGTGGATGTTTTACTTATAAATGATAATAATGTGCAGATCTTGGATACACCTAGTTTGACTTCTGAGGGGTCAACTACCGTGAAAAGGAACAACATATTTAGCCAAAAGCCTCCAGTTTCCGATGACTCGACCAATGGATGCTGCTGAAGTTTAAGTTGAAGGTGGTCTTTGTGTCCATGTAACCCTTTTTTTTCAGGTTTAAAGCTTTTGTATTCTAATGTTGATCATGAATGTAAATTTTATATTATGGGATGTTTCTTGTATTATCTTTCTTTCATTTAAAAAGATCTTGGAATGATAGTCAACTTTGATATGTTTAGTTCTTTCTTTCATGAAACGCCCTGCTTGTGGTaagcgcatataatgtatatatgtgtgagcGCTCGGGGGCAAAAGGGAAAgcgcactaattttaacgttattttactaatttcgagaaaataacgttaaaagaggggatggttaatcatgcgtcatgtggtggcattgatagccgaaagacaaggggctACATGCACTAATCGGAAGTTGTCTCAATACTCTCAATTgccgagtgttatgtgtcttatgtccaaggcttgatgcaaaactactatcgagctgggggtctcattggaagcagtctctctattcctacggagtagaggtaaggttgtctacatcttacccttcttagaccataccttagctttgctattggtgggatttaccgagtatgatgatTTCATGAAATACTGGGTTATTTGCAATGTGAACGACTGCTTAGTTATTGCTCCATGAGCTGTGGCCCCGAAAAAGAACTCCAAGATTGGGATGTCTTCCCTGATTTGGCGAAATCCAACGGCTACAATGTCACATTTGAAcgttgaaaagaaaaaaaatcgaAACTCTATATGACACATTTAACATTAAAACAACACTTTTAACACACAATATTTAGACCTCTCTCACTCAATAACACACAAAACTGAATGTCTTACCTCTCGCAATGTCATAAAAACTGGATCGAGTCGCAAAAATCAATCCAAAAAACGGCCTGAACAACCATACTTTCCACATTTTCCTGAAGCCCAATTCTCCCAGGTTAGGTACTTAAATCAATTTTGTTCACACAAGCGACCGAACTGCAAATTTTTTAAAATAATAGAATGCCGAACTTTAATGGCATCTACAACAATAgaaccgtgaattgaacaagcaGCCAAGGCGACGACAATGTGGCCAAGGTGGCAATGAATAAATATGAGAAAACTACCCAAGAAGTATTTCCTCACATGTTGGCGTAGGAAGCTGTTCATAATCTTTAAAGAACCGCATGTTGATCAGTTATGTttagacataatggaaaacatgaaaacatacctttgattgcatcagcacaggccatcagagaatccagatggagacacagcaacagtgtttgacatgattgtcagcttgatctggttcctccatagggtgcaatctaatgatggtgatgataagaaACCGACAAGGGAATTGGTTATGGAGAGAGAGAGGTCGatgatgttatgtgctattagggtttgtgaaattgtctaaccctttaacctccacattattctccttatatatgcacccaggaggaaaccctaattagttaataagggtaattaggcccatcaacaattaccaactaattatttaataggattgttatatattttaatccatataatgtaaatgattataatggctactagattaaatatagaataaatatatttaatcttacattctcccacttagccgagtaatcatttactatgagtattagataagcctgatcaggagttaatactcattttagccttaaacaagtactatagcagagaaatacaaccgttgaatcattatgcgactcaggacccctattaatcatactatagccttaatttaaaacctaatcgttatgatcaaaatacgcataagccctttgtttgatttgtaactttatttgtctatatgccattatgccggcttgacatattcttagagacatacaaaatcaaattgatgaggaaaattaactaatacttagtcattcatagtacgatatgcaattgcgcacggccattaattaatacccgtctatgagctctcttaataatacttatgggtaatagcccttcagttataggatccttaagcatatcatgaatgtattcgatacaaaacttagtttcctcaattcgttcataaacgaataattaattgcgtatcgaaatttaatgcagcacctcttgaactgttactgttcaaggagtcatggtagctgaatttatcacactaattcttcaaaacattaattatatggagttaataaacttatgagtccactgataaatttccaacaacatttagtgattatattatgtcgttattaggggtgttcaagatcggataatccggttttcggatatccgaaaatcggatatctgaaatttcggatagtgaaatattgacatccgaacccgaatccgaaatttcggatatccgattttcggatatccgaaatttcggattcgggttcggatatctaatcggatatccgaatatccaattttttatttaatttttatttttttattattttttaatatttgaaaccagatttttcggatagtttcggatatccgaatataaattttggatatttttcggatatttcggatattttttcggatatttttcggatacttcggatatttttcggatatttcggatattttttcggatatttcggatatttttcggatacttcggatatttttcggatacttcggatattttcggatattcggatatccgaaaaaaataaaaattaaattttcggatattttcagATAATCCGATTAACCGAAAATTctcaaaatcactatccgaatccgaatccgaattttcggattatccgattttcggatatccaaaaattcggatatccgaaaattcggatatttcggatacgggttttcggatatttcggattcggtttcggattcggatttttttgaacacccctagtcgTT encodes the following:
- the LOC110912024 gene encoding ras-related protein RABC1, with translation MDASSVSEFDYLFKLLMIGDSGVGKSSLLLSFTSDTFEELSPTIGVDFKVKHVTLGGKKLKLAIWDTAGQERFRTLTSSYYRGAQGIIMVYDVTRRETFTNLSDIWAKEIDLYSTNQDCIKMLVGNKVDKESERVVTKKEGIDFAREYGCLFIECSAKTRVNVEQCFEELVLKILDTPSLTSEGSTTVKRNNIFSQKPPVSDDSTNGCC